TGGTTTGGGCTGGGTTGGAGATTTGGGAGGTGGAGGATTTGCTGGTACACTAAGAACCCTGATATCTACTTTCTGTCCACAGCAGCAGTGGAAACTGGATATAAAGAAAAGGTGACTGACAGCGGTAAGAGGAATAATGACACTTCCAGAGGTGTCGTAAACATTCATAGCCGACGACCCATCACAGTTTCTAAAACTGGTAAGATTGACTTCGACCAGATTATTCAGTCTTGCGTCGAAATCGAAAACTGCACGCAAATATATAATTTTGTTTAGTACGATAATTCATTTCATCATGTATGAAAAAAAGAAAGTAGAGATAAAGAAGCAAACAGACCTATGTAGTCACCAACATAAAATGTCCTGCTAGCAGCCCAGCGAGTGTAGTACTTGACATTGGGAATCTGGTTTGTCCATCCTATGGAATCCCCTACACGATAGACTTCAGCACTTGATCCAGAGAGTGCTGATACAGCCAAAAGCAGTAAACCTATGATGAAGAAGCGAACTGAAATTgaatccatctctaaatgaacTTGAAATGCAAAGTTAGATAATAGTTTTCAGAATTTTCATGTGTGGTTTAGTGTCCGCCGAAGATGCAAATATATAGAACCGATATTTATGACACACGTGGATGGGTCACCCAAGTAATAATGTTGGAATAATCTAAACATTTTTAGAAACAAAGTA
This sequence is a window from Papaver somniferum cultivar HN1 unplaced genomic scaffold, ASM357369v1 unplaced-scaffold_3865, whole genome shotgun sequence. Protein-coding genes within it:
- the LOC113342377 gene encoding cucumber peeling cupredoxin-like: MDSISVRFFIIGLLLLAVSALSGSSAEVYRVGDSIGWTNQIPNVKYYTRWAASRTFYVGDYIVFDFDARLNNLVEVNLTSFRNCDGSSAMNVYDTSGSVIIPLTAVSHLFFISSFHCCCGQKVDIRVLSVPANPPPPKSPTQPKPRREEKHGEENKDDHTVKTAPGFIIACSVVFAVIVGSIFLAFIMYRIRRGDPIPPIPYSVAPLTSAVRVRIVNVAG